The DNA window GAGAATAGATGAAATGAAAGAAAAAAATTGGTTGAAAATCGTATTATCTTTTGCTACAGAATGTAGACTGAAAATGATCATTTCAGTAATATGCGCTATCATCAGTGTAGCAGGTGGAATCATACCTTATATAGGTGTGTATAAAATCATCATTTTATTTTTTGAGGGAAAGGAGACGGTAGAGGAGTTATTGCTTTTGTCTAGCATATGTATTGTTGGATATACTATAAAGCTTATATTTTATGCCATCTCTACTGTGCTAGCTCATTGTTCAGCCTATAGCATATTAGAAAATATGCGACTTAAGATGGCAGATCAATTAATGAAAGCGCCTCTTGGTACCGTATTGAATGAGACTGTTGGAAAAATGAAAAGTGTTATGATAGATCGGGTAGAAACTATTGAGCTGCCATTGGCTCATTTGATTCCTGAGGGGATTTCAGACCTTCTTTTGCCAATAGGTATCTTTGGTTATCTCATTATGATCAATTGGCGTATGGCATTTGCAGCAATAATTACAGTGCCTATTGCAGCTGTAATATATGGCAGAGGGATGAAAAATTTTAATAAACAATATGCTGATTATATGGAGGCTAGTAATTATGTAAATGGTGTCATTGTAGAATATGTAGAAGGCATTGAAGTAATCAAGGCATTTAACCAGTCAACATCCTCCTATGAGAGGTTTGAAAAAGCAGTAGATGCTTTTAAAGTATATACCCTAAATTGGTTTAGAACCACTTGGAAGGTTATGAATTTTGCTGGTGCAGTTTTGCCATCTACCTTAATTGGAACTATGCCCATGGGAATGGATTTATATATGAAGGGGAGCTTAAATCCAGGAGAACTTACTATGTGCCTGATATTATCCTTAGGGATTGTAGGACCATTAACAAAATTTACAATATTTATCAATGATGCAAAAGCTATTGAATATGCAGTGAAGGATGCAGATGAATTTTTAAATCTAAAGGAACTTGAAAACCGGGAAGAGCAGGTAAAGCTTAATGGATATGATATAGAATTAGAAGAGGTATCCTTCTCTTATGATAATCCTAAAACTAGGAAAGAAGATCATTTATCCATAAAGAAGGAGAAGGTATTACATCATATTAATGCAACCTTACCAAAGGGAAGTTTTACAGCTTTGGTAGGACCTTCTGGTGGAGGGAAATCGACTGTAGCAAGACTAATTGCAAGGTTTTGGGATGTGGATAGTGGGGAGATTAAAATAGGAGGAAATAATATCAAAAACTTGCCATTAAACCAACTTGCAGATACGGTAAGTTTTGTAACACAGGATAATTTCCTCTTTAATTGCTCACTAATGGA is part of the Crassaminicella profunda genome and encodes:
- a CDS encoding ABC transporter ATP-binding protein, translated to MKEKNWLKIVLSFATECRLKMIISVICAIISVAGGIIPYIGVYKIIILFFEGKETVEELLLLSSICIVGYTIKLIFYAISTVLAHCSAYSILENMRLKMADQLMKAPLGTVLNETVGKMKSVMIDRVETIELPLAHLIPEGISDLLLPIGIFGYLIMINWRMAFAAIITVPIAAVIYGRGMKNFNKQYADYMEASNYVNGVIVEYVEGIEVIKAFNQSTSSYERFEKAVDAFKVYTLNWFRTTWKVMNFAGAVLPSTLIGTMPMGMDLYMKGSLNPGELTMCLILSLGIVGPLTKFTIFINDAKAIEYAVKDADEFLNLKELENREEQVKLNGYDIELEEVSFSYDNPKTRKEDHLSIKKEKVLHHINATLPKGSFTALVGPSGGGKSTVARLIARFWDVDSGEIKIGGNNIKNLPLNQLADTVSFVTQDNFLFNCSLMENIRLGNPKASDEEVINAAKAACCHGFIRNLEDGYNTHAGEAGKKLSGGEKQRITIARAILKNAPIVILDEATAFTDPENEDKIQQSIAALTKGKTLLVIAHRLSTIKNADQIIVMEKGHIKKAGTHEELLDGCELYKKMWEAHIGAKEWAVNHIEEEVM